In one window of Gemmatimonadaceae bacterium DNA:
- a CDS encoding enoyl-CoA hydratase-related protein: MNYQFLKLELNADIATVTVNRPDKLNALNAATIAELGVAIDEVRNRNEIKGLILTGAGRAFVAGADISELQSQGPLSARDLARGGQDVFGRFESSPKPVIAAVNGFALGGGCELAMACHFRIASEHAKFGQPEVKLGILPGYGGTQRLPRLVGKGRALQLLLTAEVIDAAEAFRIGLVNRIVPADDLMAAATETMRQILANGPLAIALCIEAVDRGLGMPLDQALILESNYFGLLAATDDMREGMTAFLAKRAPDFKGR, encoded by the coding sequence ATGAACTACCAGTTTCTCAAGCTCGAGTTGAACGCCGACATTGCGACCGTGACCGTAAACCGTCCCGACAAGCTCAACGCTTTGAACGCGGCGACAATTGCCGAGCTTGGAGTCGCCATCGATGAGGTACGTAACCGGAATGAAATCAAGGGCCTGATTCTTACTGGTGCCGGCCGTGCGTTCGTTGCCGGGGCGGACATTTCCGAGTTGCAAAGTCAGGGCCCACTGAGCGCGAGAGACCTTGCACGCGGAGGCCAGGATGTCTTCGGCCGATTCGAGAGTTCGCCGAAGCCGGTCATCGCTGCAGTCAATGGATTCGCATTAGGTGGCGGCTGCGAGCTGGCGATGGCGTGCCATTTTCGTATCGCGTCGGAGCACGCGAAGTTCGGTCAGCCCGAGGTCAAGCTCGGAATTCTTCCAGGCTATGGGGGGACCCAGCGTTTACCGCGCCTGGTCGGCAAAGGCCGTGCTCTTCAGCTGCTGTTGACAGCCGAAGTGATCGACGCTGCCGAAGCATTTCGCATCGGGCTTGTCAACCGGATTGTGCCTGCGGACGATCTCATGGCGGCGGCGACCGAGACGATGCGCCAGATTCTTGCCAACGGCCCGCTGGCGATTGCCCTGTGTATCGAGGCTGTGGATCGCGGACTGGGCATGCCGCTCGATCAGGCGCTGATTCTCGAATCGAACTACTTCGGCCTGCTCGCCGCGACGGATGACATGCGCGAAGGCATGACGGCGTTTCTCGCGAAGCGAGCTCCGGATTTCAAGGGCAGGTGA
- a CDS encoding alpha/beta hydrolase: MIYRVFRTLAAPCCLVAGACATQAPSVVTAPAPVAATQNSVTLSTATGGIVGTLNLPAASLPVPVVLIIAGSGPTDRDGNSPALPGKNNSLRMLADGLASSGIASVRYDKRGIAGSKAAAGAEQDLRFTHYVEDATAWAQKLRADSRFSSVTIVGHSEGSLIGMVVAREAEADGYVSIAGAGRKPAEIIIEQLSGQVPPEMLRQSQRILDQLSRGETPDSVPPALYALFRPSVQPYMMSWFGYSPTDEVAKLTIPVLLLQGSTDLQITRKDAKLLSAAIPAGRYVLIDGMNHVLKSAAADRQEQMKLYSDSTAPVVPLLVEEIATFVNGLPRRVAVHRSPPLFGPDKIKHFFISAFIGAAGFGALQAVGAGRDLALAGALGATAAAGLGREVYDRRTKGDFSIADLVWDAAGAGAALLVINKTQR; the protein is encoded by the coding sequence GTGATCTACCGTGTTTTCCGTACGCTGGCCGCACCATGCTGCCTGGTTGCAGGCGCGTGCGCGACGCAAGCTCCGTCCGTTGTGACGGCGCCAGCGCCTGTAGCCGCAACGCAGAATTCCGTCACCCTCTCCACTGCGACCGGGGGCATTGTCGGCACACTCAATCTGCCAGCGGCAAGTCTGCCCGTACCGGTGGTGCTTATTATCGCCGGGTCCGGACCAACCGACCGGGATGGCAACAGCCCCGCGCTTCCGGGCAAAAACAACAGCCTCAGGATGCTTGCCGACGGCCTTGCCTCGAGCGGCATCGCTTCGGTGCGTTACGACAAGCGGGGAATCGCTGGCAGTAAGGCGGCAGCCGGGGCAGAGCAGGACCTTCGCTTTACTCATTACGTCGAGGACGCGACTGCCTGGGCCCAAAAACTCCGGGCGGACTCCCGGTTCTCGAGCGTGACAATCGTGGGCCACAGCGAAGGCTCGCTTATCGGAATGGTGGTTGCCCGCGAAGCAGAGGCCGACGGATACGTTTCAATTGCCGGTGCCGGCCGAAAGCCCGCGGAAATAATCATTGAACAGCTTTCGGGGCAGGTCCCGCCGGAAATGCTGCGACAATCACAGCGGATTCTTGATCAGCTATCGCGCGGGGAAACGCCCGACTCCGTGCCTCCCGCTCTGTACGCTCTCTTCAGGCCGAGCGTTCAGCCGTACATGATGTCGTGGTTCGGGTACAGTCCGACTGACGAAGTCGCCAAACTGACCATCCCCGTTTTGCTGCTTCAAGGCTCGACCGATCTCCAGATTACCAGGAAGGATGCGAAGCTCCTTTCAGCAGCGATTCCCGCCGGCCGGTATGTATTGATCGACGGAATGAATCACGTTCTGAAGAGTGCGGCAGCAGATCGCCAGGAGCAGATGAAGCTGTACAGCGACTCGACGGCCCCCGTCGTGCCGCTCCTTGTTGAAGAAATCGCGACCTTCGTGAACGGCCTGCCCAGGCGCGTAGCAGTACATCGTTCGCCGCCGCTGTTTGGGCCGGACAAGATCAAGCATTTCTTCATCTCGGCGTTTATCGGAGCAGCTGGCTTCGGCGCACTCCAGGCCGTTGGCGCGGGCCGGGACCTGGCGCTGGCCGGCGCGCTTGGAGCGACTGCGGCTGCGGGCCTCGGCCGCGAAGTTTACGACCGGCGGACAAAGGGCGATTTCAGCATCGCCGACCTCGTATGGGATGCGGCGGGCGCCGGGGCCGCCCTGCTCGTAATCAACAAAACACAGCGATAA
- a CDS encoding cytochrome c maturation protein CcmE: MKARSKFLLGGVVVLGSAGYLMASSIRDTAVYYLTPAELSAKTVADPTFFGTGVKVGARVVPGSIVREAGGRQVAFVMTDGATNYNVVYRGITPDTFTDGVDVVVEGRLGRDGIFHATTLLAKCASRYENAPEKYKSTPGYRAAADSA, encoded by the coding sequence GTGAAAGCGCGCTCGAAATTTCTCCTTGGCGGCGTCGTCGTGCTTGGATCGGCCGGCTACCTCATGGCCAGCTCCATTCGCGACACGGCGGTCTATTACCTGACGCCCGCAGAACTTTCGGCCAAGACAGTCGCTGACCCTACTTTCTTCGGGACCGGTGTCAAAGTCGGAGCGCGAGTCGTTCCGGGCTCGATTGTCCGCGAAGCCGGCGGTCGTCAGGTTGCGTTTGTAATGACCGACGGAGCCACCAACTACAACGTCGTGTACCGTGGGATCACGCCGGACACGTTTACTGATGGAGTAGATGTGGTCGTCGAAGGCAGGCTCGGCCGCGACGGTATTTTCCACGCAACGACACTTCTCGCGAAGTGCGCTTCGCGATACGAAAACGCACCAGAAAAATACAAGTCCACCCCCGGCTACCGCGCGGCGGCTGACAGCGCGTGA
- the glpK gene encoding glycerol kinase GlpK, giving the protein MKHVLAIDQGTTGSTCLVLSADGLITGRAYREITQHFPRPGWVEHDATEILDRTLDAAREAIRASGVTPDAIGITNQRETVVVWEKSSGRPLAPAIVWQDRRTAERCRTLADRAEWISSLTGLPLDPYFSATKLEVLLALPEVKARVSAGDALAGTIDCWMTWKLTGGKVHATDPTNASRTMLFDIGERRWSEELCSLFGVPMEILPEVRPSSGDFGATVPWCFGTEIPIRGIAGDQQAALFGQGCVNAGEAKNTYGTGAFLLLNTGDVRPEPGDGLLSTVACDAGGEYAYALEGSIFIAGAAVQWLRDGLGIIDAASDAEPLARSLESNDGVYFVPALAGLGAPHWEPEARGMITGLTRGTSRAHLVRAALEAMACGTADVFDAMKERSGVPFTRLRVDGGAAVNDWLMQFQSDMLRVPVERPEMVETTALGAAALAGLAAGVWSSAADFMAVKRYTVFEPAMDDVAASAVRSGWDRSVNAALYWARNPRIREDHS; this is encoded by the coding sequence ATGAAACATGTTCTCGCCATCGACCAGGGGACTACGGGCTCCACCTGTCTGGTTCTGTCCGCTGACGGACTGATTACCGGCCGCGCGTACAGGGAAATCACGCAGCATTTCCCCCGCCCCGGATGGGTCGAGCACGATGCGACAGAAATCTTAGATCGAACACTGGACGCGGCACGGGAAGCCATCCGAGCCAGCGGAGTCACCCCGGATGCGATCGGCATCACCAATCAGCGGGAGACGGTTGTCGTCTGGGAGAAAAGCTCAGGGAGACCGCTCGCGCCGGCGATCGTCTGGCAGGACCGCCGAACCGCGGAGCGATGTCGGACACTGGCTGATCGCGCGGAATGGATTAGCTCGCTAACCGGGCTTCCGCTCGATCCATACTTCTCGGCGACAAAGCTGGAAGTGCTGCTCGCACTTCCTGAGGTCAAGGCCCGCGTGTCCGCGGGTGACGCGCTTGCCGGAACGATCGATTGCTGGATGACATGGAAACTCACTGGCGGGAAGGTGCATGCTACAGACCCGACCAACGCGTCGCGAACGATGCTGTTCGACATCGGCGAGCGGCGCTGGAGCGAAGAGCTCTGCTCGCTGTTCGGGGTCCCGATGGAGATTCTTCCTGAGGTAAGGCCGTCCAGCGGGGATTTTGGCGCAACAGTACCATGGTGCTTCGGGACTGAGATTCCCATCCGGGGTATTGCGGGCGACCAGCAAGCGGCGCTGTTTGGCCAGGGATGTGTCAATGCCGGCGAGGCGAAGAACACCTATGGTACTGGTGCATTCCTGTTACTCAACACTGGCGACGTACGGCCAGAGCCGGGTGACGGCCTTCTCTCGACCGTCGCATGCGATGCAGGCGGCGAGTACGCGTATGCACTCGAGGGCTCGATCTTCATTGCTGGTGCTGCCGTACAATGGCTGCGTGACGGGCTTGGAATCATCGACGCTGCCTCCGACGCGGAGCCATTGGCGCGCAGTCTCGAATCGAATGATGGAGTTTATTTCGTCCCCGCTCTGGCCGGCCTCGGCGCACCGCATTGGGAACCCGAGGCCCGGGGCATGATCACTGGTCTTACACGGGGCACTTCACGCGCGCATCTCGTACGTGCGGCGCTTGAAGCGATGGCCTGCGGAACTGCGGACGTGTTCGATGCTATGAAGGAGCGCAGCGGTGTGCCATTCACGCGATTGAGGGTGGACGGCGGTGCTGCAGTGAACGATTGGCTGATGCAATTTCAGTCGGACATGTTGAGAGTGCCGGTGGAGCGTCCGGAGATGGTAGAGACAACCGCGTTAGGTGCTGCGGCACTTGCAGGCCTTGCGGCAGGGGTCTGGAGCAGCGCCGCCGACTTCATGGCGGTGAAGCGCTACACCGTATTCGAGCCAGCCATGGACGACGTAGCCGCCAGCGCCGTACGTTCCGGCTGGGACCGTAGCGTCAACGCCGCGCTGTACTGGGCGCGCAACCCTCGCATCAGAGAGGATCATTCGTGA
- a CDS encoding DUF721 domain-containing protein: protein MTRKKGAPVPMSDAVSGFLARRGLKKRVEQAESIADWPLLVGDSIAAVTWPISVTQDGTLFVAVNNHGWMTELSLLEPELLGALNGVEGRVPIRKIRFLLRR, encoded by the coding sequence GTGACCAGAAAAAAAGGCGCACCTGTTCCCATGTCAGATGCAGTCTCGGGCTTCCTGGCGCGGCGCGGCCTGAAGAAGCGTGTCGAGCAGGCGGAGTCGATAGCGGACTGGCCGCTGCTGGTCGGCGACAGTATTGCGGCGGTGACCTGGCCGATCTCGGTGACGCAGGACGGAACGTTGTTCGTTGCGGTTAACAACCATGGGTGGATGACTGAGCTGTCGCTGCTGGAGCCGGAGCTACTCGGGGCGTTGAACGGCGTCGAGGGGCGGGTACCGATCAGGAAAATCCGATTCCTGTTGAGACGCTAA
- a CDS encoding thymidine phosphorylase has translation MIVPRLIERKRDGLRLDDREWHEIVHAYADGAVPDYQMSALLMAVYFQGLDSGEMNALTDAMIETGGRLDLAHLAIPRIDKHSTGGVGDKVSLILAPLIASLGVAVPMMSGRGLGHTGGTLDKLESIPGFRTDMSLAAARNQIDAIGCALIGQTAEIAPADRKLYALRDATATVEVIQLIAASIMSKKLAEGLTGLVLDVKRGAGSFIPDEKRGVALANAMIELGKARGCPVVALLTAMDRPLGYACGNALEVVESINALNGNGPPDLMDVTFALGAEMLMLGGVSPTAESAWDSMQDAISSGRAAAKFAAIVEAQGGDPRVVDDPSLLPAAAVTGDYVAPRNGFITEVSPRAIGHGIISLGGGRTTMEDTIDPAVGFVILAKPGDRVDAGDILGTIHARNEHSFAEGERVLRDAIKIGGEPASSLELISLRITADDNAAWRKPGSEPRS, from the coding sequence ATGATCGTTCCCCGCCTCATCGAGAGAAAGCGGGATGGACTTCGCCTGGATGACCGTGAGTGGCATGAGATCGTGCACGCCTATGCGGACGGCGCAGTCCCCGATTACCAGATGTCTGCCCTGCTAATGGCGGTCTATTTCCAGGGACTGGACAGCGGTGAGATGAATGCGCTCACCGATGCCATGATCGAAACGGGCGGGCGACTCGATCTAGCGCACCTCGCCATTCCCCGCATCGACAAGCATTCCACGGGCGGAGTAGGCGACAAAGTTTCGCTGATACTCGCGCCGCTTATAGCATCGCTCGGTGTCGCCGTCCCCATGATGTCCGGTCGCGGGCTCGGCCATACCGGAGGGACTCTCGACAAGCTGGAGTCGATTCCTGGCTTTCGGACCGACATGTCGCTCGCCGCTGCCCGAAACCAGATCGACGCGATTGGATGCGCACTTATCGGTCAGACTGCCGAAATCGCGCCGGCCGATCGAAAGCTGTATGCGTTGCGCGACGCGACCGCTACGGTCGAGGTAATACAGCTCATCGCTGCGAGCATCATGAGCAAGAAGCTTGCTGAAGGACTCACTGGTCTCGTGCTCGACGTCAAGCGCGGCGCAGGTTCGTTTATCCCCGACGAAAAACGCGGAGTGGCCCTCGCCAACGCGATGATCGAGCTGGGGAAAGCCCGCGGATGCCCGGTCGTCGCATTGTTGACGGCCATGGACAGGCCGCTGGGTTACGCATGTGGCAATGCGCTGGAGGTTGTCGAGTCGATCAATGCATTGAATGGAAACGGGCCGCCGGATCTGATGGATGTCACCTTCGCACTTGGCGCGGAGATGTTGATGCTCGGCGGAGTGTCGCCAACGGCCGAGTCGGCATGGGATTCCATGCAGGACGCGATCTCGTCGGGACGCGCGGCAGCAAAATTCGCGGCAATCGTGGAGGCGCAGGGAGGTGATCCCCGCGTAGTTGACGATCCGTCGCTGTTACCCGCGGCCGCCGTGACAGGAGATTACGTCGCGCCCCGAAACGGCTTCATTACTGAAGTGTCGCCCCGTGCCATCGGACATGGGATCATCTCACTCGGAGGTGGGCGCACGACGATGGAAGACACCATCGATCCGGCAGTGGGATTTGTAATCCTGGCGAAACCCGGCGACCGGGTAGATGCGGGCGACATCCTCGGGACGATCCATGCCCGCAACGAACATTCTTTCGCGGAAGGCGAACGGGTTCTTCGTGACGCAATAAAGATCGGCGGCGAGCCGGCATCATCACTTGAGCTGATATCGCTGCGAATTACCGCCGACGATAATGCGGCGTGGCGAAAACCTGGAAGCGAGCCGCGCTCCTAG
- the gyrB gene encoding DNA topoisomerase (ATP-hydrolyzing) subunit B yields MKTPSGGGDRYDAGDIQVLKGLEAVRKRPGMYIGSTSSRGLHHLVYEVVDNSIDEALAGHAKLIEVAIHADDSITVEDDGRGIPVDIHPTEGIPGVELAMTVLHAGGKFDKNSYKVSGGLHGVGVSVVNALSEQLKVWVKRDGKEHFMDFVRGYTRTPLSVIRKVGPRDRGTKVWFKPDPEVFTELRFDYDILANRLRELSYLNKGVEIRLHDEREGIEKHEIFLARGGLREMVQFLNASRKPLHTEIVYIETERDDVGIELAFQYNDQYNENVFSFVNNINTHEGGTHLTGLKSALTRTINAYAARNQTKKNGEFTLSGDDVREGLTAVLSVKVREPQFEGQTKTKLGNSEVEGAVKSVVNELLGEYLEEHPRVANIIIEKAVSAARAREAARKARDLTRKKSALDIGNLPGKLADCSLSDPALCEIYLVEGDSAGGSAKQGRNRAFQAILPLRGKILNVERARIDKILSNEEIRTIVTAIGAGIKEEFSVEHVRYHKVILMTDADVDGAHIRTLLLTFFYRQMPELIESGYIYIAQPPLYRVSKGKEEYYAYDEKERDDYAGRLSNGDGKSTAYIQRYKGLGEMNPSQLWATTMDPETRTILKVTMEDAVLADQTFQTLMGDEVEPRRLFIEQNAKFVTNLDI; encoded by the coding sequence GTGAAGACACCTTCAGGCGGCGGCGATCGTTACGACGCCGGCGATATTCAGGTACTCAAAGGTCTTGAGGCGGTGCGGAAGCGGCCCGGTATGTATATCGGTTCGACCTCATCGCGCGGGCTCCATCACCTGGTATACGAGGTTGTCGACAACTCGATCGATGAGGCGCTCGCCGGCCACGCCAAGCTGATCGAGGTCGCGATTCATGCTGACGACTCGATCACTGTCGAGGACGACGGTCGCGGAATTCCGGTGGACATTCATCCAACGGAGGGTATTCCGGGGGTCGAGCTGGCCATGACAGTGCTCCACGCCGGCGGAAAATTCGACAAGAACAGCTACAAGGTTTCCGGCGGCCTGCATGGCGTTGGAGTGTCGGTGGTCAACGCGCTTTCCGAGCAGCTCAAGGTGTGGGTAAAACGTGACGGAAAGGAACACTTCATGGATTTCGTGCGCGGGTATACGCGTACGCCGTTGTCGGTGATCCGCAAGGTCGGGCCTCGCGACCGGGGCACCAAGGTCTGGTTCAAACCAGATCCCGAAGTGTTCACCGAGCTCAGATTCGATTACGACATACTTGCAAACCGTCTCCGGGAGCTGTCGTACCTGAACAAGGGAGTCGAGATCCGGCTTCACGATGAACGCGAAGGCATCGAGAAGCACGAGATCTTCCTTGCCCGGGGCGGCTTGCGGGAAATGGTTCAGTTTCTCAACGCATCCCGAAAGCCGTTGCATACCGAAATCGTCTACATCGAAACTGAAAGAGATGACGTCGGCATCGAGCTCGCATTCCAATACAATGATCAGTACAACGAGAACGTTTTCTCGTTCGTGAACAACATCAACACCCATGAGGGCGGGACACACCTCACGGGGCTGAAGTCAGCGCTTACGCGGACCATCAACGCCTATGCCGCGCGAAACCAGACAAAGAAAAATGGAGAATTCACTCTTAGTGGAGACGACGTTCGGGAAGGTCTGACGGCGGTCCTGTCGGTAAAGGTCCGTGAACCGCAGTTCGAGGGTCAGACGAAGACGAAGCTCGGCAATTCAGAAGTCGAAGGCGCGGTGAAGAGCGTCGTGAACGAACTGCTTGGGGAGTACCTCGAGGAGCACCCCCGGGTAGCGAACATCATCATCGAAAAGGCAGTGTCGGCGGCGCGCGCTCGCGAGGCGGCGAGAAAGGCGCGTGATCTCACCCGCAAGAAATCGGCACTCGACATCGGCAACCTTCCGGGGAAGCTCGCCGATTGCTCACTAAGCGATCCCGCGCTGTGCGAGATCTATCTCGTCGAGGGCGACAGCGCCGGCGGCTCGGCGAAACAGGGGCGGAACCGCGCGTTTCAGGCAATACTCCCGCTCCGGGGCAAAATCCTCAACGTCGAGAGAGCACGGATCGACAAGATTCTCTCCAACGAGGAAATCCGGACGATCGTCACTGCAATCGGCGCTGGCATCAAGGAAGAATTCTCAGTAGAGCACGTGCGTTATCACAAGGTGATCCTCATGACCGACGCCGACGTCGACGGGGCTCACATCCGCACGCTGCTGCTGACGTTTTTTTATCGCCAGATGCCGGAGCTCATCGAGTCGGGGTATATCTACATCGCGCAGCCGCCCCTTTACCGGGTGTCGAAGGGTAAGGAAGAATACTATGCCTACGATGAGAAAGAGCGTGATGACTACGCCGGCCGCCTCAGCAATGGAGATGGCAAATCGACCGCCTACATTCAGCGATACAAGGGACTCGGTGAAATGAACCCGTCGCAGCTATGGGCGACGACGATGGATCCCGAGACGCGGACGATCCTGAAGGTGACGATGGAGGATGCGGTACTGGCCGACCAGACTTTTCAGACGCTGATGGGCGACGAAGTCGAGCCGCGACGGTTGTTCATCGAGCAGAACGCGAAGTTCGTCACGAATCTGGATATCTAG
- the recF gene encoding DNA replication and repair protein RecF (All proteins in this family for which functions are known are DNA-binding proteins that assist the filamentation of RecA onto DNA for the initiation of recombination or recombinational repair.) yields the protein MTASKAWLTRATFTDFRNIEKMSVELPEAGVAIIGENGQGKTNFLEGIYYMQVLRSVRGARDRDLIRFGARGFHLGFRARTESAHELSVGFESVGKRKKVSIDGSVITRLSDAFGALPSVMFSPRDIQLIAGPPSERRRFLDLVLALSSRPYLRALQQYRAALARRNASLRDAGRGNGNGTAVAVWEPALAEHGATLICERASWVSERSSHFSALATSVGEPGESLMTYRSAAAAESDVRGALANAFERQRKMDIKRGLTHSGPHRDDLAFMLNGRELRLFGSAGQQRTAAIALRMLEGATLRTARGIEPLLLLDDPFAELDVRRSAKILELLRVAGLGQTILVVPRESDIPPELLDLERREIHGGVLRAAA from the coding sequence GTGACGGCCAGCAAGGCCTGGCTGACCCGGGCCACGTTTACGGATTTTCGCAATATCGAGAAGATGTCGGTCGAGCTGCCGGAGGCAGGTGTGGCAATCATCGGCGAAAACGGCCAGGGTAAGACCAATTTTCTCGAAGGCATCTATTACATGCAGGTGTTGAGAAGCGTGCGCGGTGCCCGAGACCGCGATCTCATACGTTTCGGTGCCAGGGGTTTTCACCTTGGCTTTCGGGCCCGCACGGAGTCGGCACACGAATTATCGGTGGGATTCGAGAGTGTCGGCAAGAGAAAGAAGGTGTCGATTGACGGCTCGGTGATCACGCGATTGAGCGACGCTTTTGGAGCATTGCCGTCGGTGATGTTCTCCCCCCGCGATATTCAGCTGATCGCAGGTCCGCCAAGCGAACGGCGGCGGTTTCTCGATCTGGTCCTGGCGCTTTCCTCAAGACCTTATCTTCGCGCCCTGCAGCAATACCGTGCGGCACTCGCCCGTCGGAACGCGTCGCTTCGGGACGCGGGCCGGGGCAACGGGAACGGCACGGCGGTCGCGGTGTGGGAGCCGGCGCTGGCTGAGCACGGGGCCACCCTTATTTGCGAGCGGGCGAGCTGGGTCAGCGAGCGAAGCAGCCACTTCTCGGCGCTGGCTACATCCGTAGGCGAGCCGGGCGAGTCGCTGATGACTTACAGGAGTGCAGCAGCAGCCGAGTCCGACGTACGAGGGGCGCTTGCGAACGCGTTCGAGAGACAGCGTAAGATGGATATCAAACGCGGCTTGACCCATTCGGGACCGCACCGGGACGACCTGGCCTTCATGCTGAACGGCCGCGAGTTGCGCCTGTTCGGCTCAGCGGGCCAGCAGCGCACAGCGGCGATTGCGCTCAGGATGCTGGAAGGCGCGACGTTACGGACGGCGCGGGGCATCGAGCCGCTGTTACTGCTGGACGATCCATTTGCCGAGCTCGACGTGAGACGGTCGGCGAAGATTCTCGAGCTGCTGCGCGTGGCGGGCCTGGGGCAGACGATTCTCGTGGTACCCAGGGAGAGCGACATTCCCCCCGAACTGCTGGACCTGGAGAGGCGAGAAATTCACGGCGGAGTTCTGAGAGCCGCCGCGTGA